Below is a genomic region from Alphaproteobacteria bacterium.
GGCGTGGTGCCTTATCTACCGCTGCCAGAGCTGAAAAAGCGCGCGGGAGGTGGACAATGAGCCGGCGCACCCTGGCGATTCTGGGAATTCTCGTCGCCCTGGCGGGCGTCGTCGCCTTCGGCGCCCTCTATACGGTGCACCAGACCCAGCAGGCCCTGGTCATGCAGTTCGGCAAGATACAGTCGGTGGTCTCGACGCCGGGCCTGAAAGTGAAGGTTCCTTTCGTCCAGGATGTGATCTACGTCGACAAGCGCATCCTGGCCTACGATGCCCCGGCGGAGGAGATCATCGCCTCGGACCAGAAGCGCCTGGTGGTCGACAGCTTCCTGCGCTTCCGTATCTCCGACCCGCTGCGCTTCTATCAGTCGGTGCGCACCGAGGC
It encodes:
- a CDS encoding SPFH domain-containing protein, with translation MSRRTLAILGILVALAGVVAFGALYTVHQTQQALVMQFGKIQSVVSTPGLKVKVPFVQDVIYVDKRILAYDAPAEEIIASDQKRLVVDSFLRFRISDPLRFYQSVRTEA